In Cherax quadricarinatus isolate ZL_2023a chromosome 36, ASM3850222v1, whole genome shotgun sequence, one DNA window encodes the following:
- the LOC128691422 gene encoding uncharacterized PE-PGRS family protein PE_PGRS10-like, translated as MAFTHAVKVLVVILVANIAEIEQGGRVVTEGRGMGTVTGSGRDTEKVSASNSLQHRHPRQALAGGPEVKDDEEARVLWEGSAASPWHQTESPPATQTTLLITGDSLRKTKGMNVKIQENELRKGTKRLNLKRYPSDANDTATLNYANTKQSVNSKLKIRDKQAIGVRTEQDTTGTNNNRKTMNRKGTQKRQQEIQMRRRINEASLHRTKTKASTQQKHRNKLENKVTRKTASETNSTTLIERVMLQEAAKTVHDVIQQRQEEEEASKKQETGRKLWIWSKQEPNKGQSQGGAARQRSRTGQRDATNEEAAVRQNDGDYYSYYDSSNDDIPADPGAGGQDTDGGDGAAYDLYEYGEDAVIGDDGGGAGNGGGGDALDSGAGGGSSVVGGSSSVAGGGSSVVGGSSSVAGGSSSVAGAGSGVAGGGSSVAGGGSGVAGGGSSVAGGGSGVAGGGSGVAGGGSSVAGGGSGVAGGGSSVAGGGSGVAGGGSSVAGGGSGVAGGGSSVVGGGSGVAGGGSSVAGGGSGVAGGGSSVAGGGSGVAGGGSSIVGGSSSVAGGSSSVAGGGSGVAGGGSSIVGGSSSVAGGGSGVAGGGSSVVGGISGVAGGGSSVAGGGSGVAGGGSSVVGGSSSVAGGGSSVAGGGSGVVGGGLSVVGASSGVAGGGSSVVGGSSGVAGGGSIVVGGGSGVVGGGSGVAGGGSSAVVGGSSIAGVGSGVATGGSSVAGGNLDGTQSQDQEAGGGDYLEEYDVGAEGDAAGGEEAEGGGSTGTATGGASGTETEGSGTVVGTGTGPVSGGRNRTDGTESGGGTGGGTVLENGGPNSTEKAGGSGPGTAEGSGPGTAGESGPETAGGSGPGTTGGSGPGTAGGSGPGTAGGSGPGTAGGSGPGTAGGSGPGTAGGIGPGTAGGSGPGFAGESGPGTAGGSGPGTAGGSGPGTAGGSGPGTAGGIGPGTAGGSGPGFAGESGPGTAGGSGPGTAGGSGSITGGGSATVTGGESGPVTGGGSGTVAGVESGFVTGGGSGSINGEGSGTVTGGGSDTVTGEGSGPITGGSDTVAGGGSGIVTGGGSGTVIGGGSGTLTGGGTDTVTGGGSGSFTGGGNGSVTGGGSGIQGGSGSGTGGGSGSSGGESGTVIGGGTDTVTGGGSSIVTEGGSGTVIGGGSGTSTGGGSGSGTGGGDTGGGSGSGTGGGDTGGGSGTVGGNGTGKGSGTGGGSGTGGGSGTEGGSGIGGGSGTGGGSGIGGGSGTGGGNSMTSTPVFEPPVISSTTKGITSTTVSTTLSTTTATSTSVGVSAPSTSTVGSYYKGDKWIWRAGNRPGHTTRRSPPSPVNNNGFGQSGNGSGPSGNGFGQFISDTGNKLTGPEVYGTVLTSTIPSNKFGASSTIYPPPAYSSWMNPIVPENPLLQLFTSGIFKFEPWKLHPAFQNVKSFGTSFKVPGVIKAGRSRTQDTKFQRSEASPLNHRTWY; from the exons AGGTTAAGGATGATGAGGAAGCCAGAGTGTTGTGGGAAGGTTCAGCCGCGTCCCCCTGGCACCAGACGGAGTCACCACCGGCGACGCAGACGACCCTGTTGATCACTGGCGACTCCTTGAGGAAGACTAAAGGGATGAATGTGAAAATACAGGAGAATGAACTAAGAAAAGGAACCAAAAGATTAAATCTGAAACGATACCCAAGCGATGCAAACGATACCGCTACGTTAAATTATGCTAACACGAAACAAAGTGTGAACAGTAAGTTGAAGATAAGAGATAAACAAGCGATAGGAGTACGTACGGAGCAGGACACTACAGGAACTAACAACAACAGAAAGACAATGAATAGAAAAGGAACACAGAAAAGACAACAAGAGATCCAGATGCGACGAAGAATCAATGAAGCCTCACTTCACCGCACTAAAACTAAAGCTTCGACTCAACAGAAACACAGAAATAAACTGGAAAACAAAGTCACGAGAAAAACTGCTTCAGAGACGAACTCCACGACCCTCATAGAGAGAGTGATGCTGCAAGAGGCAGCGAAAACCGTGCATGATGTGATCCAGCAACGTCAAGAGGAGGAAGAAGCTAGCAAAAAACAGGAAACTGGAAGAAAACTGTGGATATGGAGCAAGCAAGAACCGAACAAGGGACAAAGTCAGGGAGGGGCGGCAAGGCAGAGAAGCCGGACAGGACAGAGAGATGCGACAAACGAAGAAGCTGCAGTAAGGCAGAACGATGGAGATTACTATAGTTATTACGACAGTtctaatgatgaca TTCCGGCAGATCCCGGCGCTGGAGGCCAGGACACAGACGGTGGTGACGGTGCTGCTTATGACTTGTATGAGTATGGTGAAGATGCTGTAATAGGAGATGACGGTGGCGGGGCTGGTAACGGAGGTGGCGGTGATGCTCTtgacagtggtgctggtggtggctcaagtgttgttggtggtagttcaagtgttgctggtggtggctcaagtgttgttggtggtagttcaagtgttgctggtggtagctcaagtgttgctggtgctggttcaggtgttgctggtggtggctcaagtgttgctggtggcggttcaggtgttgctggtggtggctcaagtgttgctggtggtggttcaggtgttgctggtggtggttcaggtgttgctggtggtggctcaagtgttgctggtggcggttcaggtgttgctggtggtggctcaagtgttgctggtggtggttcaggtgttgctggtggtggctcaagtgttgctggtggcggttcaggtgttgctggtggtggctcaagtgttgttggtggtggttcaggtgttgctggtggtggctcaagtgttgctggtggtggttcaggtgttgctggtggtggctcaagtgttgctggtggtggttcaggtgttgctggtggtggctcaagtattgttggtggtagttcaagtgttgctggtggtagctcaagtgttgctggtggtggttcaggtgttgctggtggtggctcaagtattgttggtggtagttcaagtgttgctggtggtggttcaggtgttgctggtggtggctcaagtgttgttggtggtatttcaggtgttgctggtggtggctcaagtgttgctggtggtggttcaggtgttgctggtggtggctcaagtgttgttggtggtagttcaagtgttgctggtggtggctcaagtgttgctggtggtggttcaggtgttgttggtggtggcttaagtgttgttggtgctagttcaggtgttgctggtggtggctcaagtgttgttggtggtagttcaggtgttgctggtggtggctcaattgttgttggtggtggttcaggtgttgttggtggtggttcaggtgttgctggtggtggctcaagtgctgttgttggtggctcAAGTATTGCTGGAGTTGGCtcaggtgttgctactggtggttcAAGCGTTGCTGGGGGTAACCTAGATGGCACCCAGAGCCAGGACCAAGAGGCTGGTGGTGGGGACTACTTAGAGGAGTACGATGTAGGCGCTGAAGGAGACGCAGCAGGCGGTGAAGAagctgagggaggaggaagtacTGGAACTGCAACTGGTGGAGCAAGTGGGACGGAAACGGAGGGTAGTGGAACTGTAGTGGGAACTGGAACTGGACCTGTAAGTGGAGGAAGAAACAGAACTGATGGAACTGAAAGtggaggaggaactggaggaggaactgtTTTGGAAAATGGAGGCCCCAATAGTACAgagaaggcaggaggaagtggtCCTGGGACGGCAGAAGGAAGTGGTCCTGGGACGGCAGGAGAAAGTGGTCCTGAGACGGCAGGAGGAAGTGGTCCTGGGACGACAGGAGGAAGTGGTCCTGGGACGGCAGGAGGAAGTGGTCCTGGGACGGCAGGAGGAAGTGGTCCTGGGACGGCAGGAGGAAGTGGTCCTGGGACGGCAGGAGGAAGTGGTCCTGGGACAGCAGGAGGAATTGGTCCTGGGACAGCAGGAGGAAGTGGTCCTGGGTTTGCAGGAGAAAGTGGTCCTGGGACGGCAGGAGGAAGTGGTCCTGGGACGGCAGGAGGAAGTGGTCCTGGGACGGCAGGAGGAAGTGGTCCTGGGACAGCAGGAGGAATTGGTCCTGGGACAGCAGGAGGAAGTGGTCCTGGGTTTGCAGGAGAAAGTGGTCCTGGGACGGCAGGAGGAAGTGGTCCTGGGACAGCAGGAGGAAGTGGCTCTATTACTGGAGGAGGAAGTGCCACTGTCACTGGAGGAGAAAGTGGCCCTGTcactggaggaggaagtggcactGTCGCTGGAGTAGAAAGTGGTTTTGTcactggaggaggaagtggctcTATTAATGGTGAAGGAAGTGGCACTGTCACTGGAGGAGGAAGTGACACTGTCACTGGAGAAGGAAGTGGCCCTATCACTGGGGGAAGTGACACTGTCGCTGGTGGAGGAAGTGGCATTGTcacaggaggaggaagtggcactgtcattggaggaggaagtggcactCTCACTGGAGGAGGAACTGACACTGTCACTGGTGGAGGAAGTGGCTCTTTCACTGGAGGAGGGAATGGCTCTGTcactggaggaggaagtggcattCAAGGAGGAAGTGGCAGTGGCACTGGTGGAGGAAGTGGCTCTTCTGGAGGAGAAAGTGGCACTGTCATTGGAGGAGGAACTGACACTGTCACTGGAGGAGGAAGTAGCATTGTCACTGAAGGAGGAAGTGGCACTGTCattggaggaggaagtggcactagcactggtggaggaagtggttctggtactggtggaggtgacactggaggaggaagtggttctggtactggtggaggtgaCACTGGAGGAGGAAGTGGGACTGTAGGAGGAAATGGCACTGGAAAAGGAAGTGGCACTGGGGGAGGAAGTGGcactggaggaggaagtggcactGAAGGAGGAAGTGGCattggaggaggaagtggcactggaggaggaagtggcattggaggaggaagtggcactggaggaggaa ATTCCATGACCTCTACTCCAGTATTTGAACCTCCCGTCATATCATCAACCACTAAAGGCATTACATCCACAACTGTATCAACTACTCTGTCAACAACCACGGCTACAAGCACTTCTGTAGGTGTATCAGCACCGTCAACGAGCACAGTAGGGAGCTACTATAAAGGTGACAAGTGGATCTGGAGAGCTGGCAACCGTCCAGGTCACACAACACGCAGATCACCTCCCTCCCCCGTTAACAATAACGGCTTCGGACAGTCCGGTAATGGTTCCGGTCCGTCCGGTAATGGTTTCGGGCAATTTATTAGCGATACCGGCAATAAACTAACTGGTCCCGAAGTTTATGGAACGGTATTAACATCCACAATCCCCAGTAACAAGTTCGGTGCATCAAGTACAATATATCCACCACCAGCATATTCTTCCTGGATGAATCCCATTGTCCCTGAAAACCCACTACTTCAACTTTTTACTTCAGGGATTTTTAAGTTTGAACCTTGGAAGTTGCATCCAGCGTTTCAGAACGTGAAATCTTTTGGAACATCATTCAAAGTACCTGGAGTGATCAAAGCTGGAAGATCACGCACACAGGACACAAAGTTCCAGAGGTCCGAAGCCAGTCCTTTAAACCACCGAACCTGGTACTGA